The following are encoded together in the Arcobacter aquimarinus genome:
- a CDS encoding sulfate ABC transporter substrate-binding protein → MKIKNLIVATFVAPILAIASETYDFKKESEKESIEILNVSYDPTREFYTDYNKEFSIYWKEKTGQNIKIKQSHGGAGKQARAVIDGLKADVVTLALAYDIDKISQSTNLFPQDWQTRLENNSSPYTSTIVFLVRKGNPKGIKDWNDLVKDGVEVITPNPKTSGGARWNYLAAYSYAIKQELKDINNIDRNSEKFKEADIKALEFVKKVYKNVPVLDSGARGATNTFVQRKIGDVLLAWENEAFLAINELGKDEFEIVVPTISILAEPPVTVVDENAKKRVAYNVSKAYLEYLYSPIGQKLAAKHYYRPAKSELVNQEDLKLFPNLELVKINDIFGSWQDAQKTHFDDGGTFDAIYR, encoded by the coding sequence ATGAAAATAAAAAATTTAATAGTGGCTACATTTGTAGCCCCAATTTTAGCAATTGCAAGTGAAACTTATGATTTCAAAAAAGAGAGTGAAAAAGAATCTATAGAGATTTTAAATGTATCTTATGACCCAACAAGGGAGTTTTATACAGATTATAATAAAGAGTTTAGTATTTATTGGAAAGAGAAAACAGGTCAAAATATAAAAATAAAACAATCTCATGGTGGGGCTGGAAAACAAGCACGAGCTGTGATTGATGGATTAAAGGCAGATGTAGTTACTTTAGCTTTGGCATATGATATTGATAAAATTTCACAAAGTACAAATCTATTTCCTCAAGATTGGCAAACAAGATTAGAAAATAATTCATCTCCATATACTTCAACTATTGTATTTTTAGTAAGAAAGGGAAATCCAAAAGGGATTAAAGATTGGAATGATTTAGTAAAAGATGGTGTTGAAGTAATCACTCCAAATCCTAAAACTTCTGGAGGTGCAAGATGGAACTATTTAGCAGCTTATAGTTATGCAATTAAACAAGAGTTAAAAGATATTAATAATATTGATAGAAACTCTGAGAAGTTCAAAGAAGCAGATATTAAAGCTTTAGAATTTGTGAAAAAAGTATATAAAAATGTTCCAGTTCTTGATTCTGGCGCAAGAGGAGCTACAAATACTTTTGTTCAAAGAAAAATAGGTGATGTTTTATTAGCTTGGGAAAATGAAGCTTTTTTAGCAATCAATGAGTTAGGAAAAGATGAGTTTGAAATAGTTGTACCTACTATTTCTATTTTGGCTGAACCTCCTGTTACAGTTGTTGATGAAAATGCTAAAAAAAGAGTAGCTTATAATGTTTCAAAGGCTTATTTAGAGTATTTATATTCACCTATAGGACAAAAATTAGCAGCAAAGCATTATTATAGACCAGCAAAATCTGAATTAGTAAATCAAGAAGATTTAAAACTTTTTCCAAATCTTGAACTTGTAAAAATAAATGATATTTTTGGAAGTTGGCAAGATGCTCAAAAAACTCATTTTGATGATGGTGGAACATTTGACGCAATTTATAGATAA
- a CDS encoding EAL domain-containing protein, which translates to MTQFIDNKEFEINLPNRKEFLEDNKNKTFNKVAIFDVNGFGNINHYYGYDFGEKVLKIISLRLENRFLNSKIYYLGADIFASASSEDISKDRFIQTIKSIIWYFGYSPIEVDGFKIYIPLRVGVAINYPELLFTAEFALKQTKIVKHNLVIYDAEQHHICHPDSLSIEQDLYWEGQIIEAVRRDKFEIFAQLISNQFEKKYEILVRMKNSKGEIISPYFFINRAKKINLYSEITKKVIQKSFEFFENKNIEFSINLSISDILEKDVVDFLIQKIYEFDIGHFLTIEITESEGIDNIEEVISFIKIVKNLGVKIAIDDFGTGYSNFSYLVRLQADFIKLDGSIIQDINKTKSAKAVVEAIVFFAKRIGIKTVAEFVSSKEIYETCKELEIDYFQGYWFDEPKNVKKLK; encoded by the coding sequence TTGACGCAATTTATAGATAATAAAGAGTTTGAGATTAATCTTCCAAATAGAAAAGAGTTTTTAGAAGATAATAAAAATAAAACATTTAATAAAGTAGCTATTTTTGATGTTAATGGGTTTGGAAATATTAATCACTATTATGGATATGATTTTGGAGAAAAAGTATTAAAAATAATCTCTTTAAGATTAGAGAATAGATTTTTAAATAGCAAAATCTATTATTTAGGAGCAGATATTTTTGCATCTGCTTCAAGTGAAGATATTTCAAAAGATAGGTTTATTCAAACTATAAAATCAATTATTTGGTATTTTGGTTATTCACCTATTGAAGTTGATGGATTTAAAATATATATACCTTTGAGAGTTGGTGTTGCTATAAATTATCCTGAACTTTTGTTTACTGCTGAGTTTGCTTTAAAACAAACAAAAATAGTAAAACATAATCTAGTTATTTATGATGCTGAACAACATCATATTTGTCATCCAGATTCTTTATCAATAGAACAAGATTTGTATTGGGAAGGGCAAATAATAGAAGCAGTAAGAAGAGATAAATTTGAAATTTTTGCACAGTTAATAAGCAATCAATTTGAAAAAAAATATGAGATCTTAGTTCGTATGAAAAACTCAAAAGGTGAAATAATAAGTCCATATTTTTTTATAAATAGAGCAAAAAAAATAAATTTATATAGTGAAATTACAAAAAAAGTAATTCAAAAATCTTTTGAATTTTTTGAAAACAAAAATATTGAGTTTAGTATAAATCTTTCTATTAGTGATATCTTGGAAAAAGATGTTGTAGATTTTTTGATACAAAAAATTTATGAATTTGATATAGGGCATTTTTTAACAATAGAAATAACAGAGAGTGAAGGTATTGATAATATTGAAGAGGTCATTTCTTTTATAAAAATTGTTAAAAATCTTGGGGTGAAAATAGCAATAGATGATTTTGGAACAGGTTATTCTAACTTTTCATATTTAGTTAGATTACAAGCAGATTTCATAAAACTTGATGGTTCTATCATTCAAGATATAAATAAAACAAAATCGGCAAAAGCAGTTGTTGAAGCAATAGTTTTTTTTGCTAAAAGAATAGGAATAAAAACTGTTGCAGAGTTTGTTTCTTCAAAAGAGATTTATGAAACTTGTAAAGAGTTGGAAATTGATTATTTTCAAGGATATTGGTTTGATGAGCCAAAAAATGTTAAAAAATTAAAATAA
- a CDS encoding RrF2 family transcriptional regulator, whose amino-acid sequence MKISKKTDYALRALFAIAQQKESSISIRELSESTDVPRRFLENIMLEMNKAGWVSSIPGRYGGYILAKASNEITLGEVIRYFEGMIAMISCVSVSSYEPCSQESKCYFRRVFLNIRNLTAQILDKTTIASCLAQEPVSKEDIYKEEFIGGLGI is encoded by the coding sequence ATGAAAATATCGAAAAAAACAGATTATGCATTAAGAGCTTTGTTTGCAATAGCTCAACAAAAAGAGAGTTCTATTTCAATTAGAGAATTATCTGAAAGTACTGATGTTCCAAGAAGATTTCTTGAAAATATTATGCTTGAAATGAATAAAGCTGGTTGGGTTAGTAGTATTCCAGGTCGTTATGGTGGATATATTTTAGCAAAAGCTTCAAACGAAATAACTTTAGGTGAAGTAATAAGATATTTTGAAGGTATGATAGCTATGATATCTTGTGTATCAGTTTCAAGTTACGAACCTTGCTCTCAAGAAAGCAAATGTTATTTTAGAAGAGTTTTTCTAAATATAAGAAATTTGACAGCTCAAATTTTAGATAAAACAACTATAGCTTCTTGTTTAGCACAAGAGCCAGTTTCAAAAGAAGATATTTATAAAGAAGAGTTTATAGGTGGTTTAGGTATTTAA
- a CDS encoding alpha-E domain-containing protein translates to MEQLLTANVANNLYWFGRYLERVESTLIEVVYHFDRIIDIDKNSGKEFYKKLGIEIEYENAKDFLNAAVFGNHSSNLYQLISYAKENAIICRSNLDTEAFGSVIELADLLKHSSHSSFSIDCRFIDYVLSLISEIWGELTRRQKRNTSDYFLRLGKLVEKVDFHVRVQKDKELSLVIMDEIDKIVTRLAPNSEFKPHNQTDSYEVIISSINGKIKKIIVEEQ, encoded by the coding sequence ATGGAGCAATTATTAACAGCAAATGTGGCAAATAATCTTTATTGGTTTGGAAGATATTTAGAAAGAGTTGAATCTACTTTGATTGAGGTTGTATATCATTTTGATAGAATAATTGATATTGATAAAAATTCAGGAAAAGAATTTTATAAAAAATTAGGAATAGAAATAGAGTATGAAAATGCGAAAGATTTCTTAAATGCAGCAGTTTTTGGTAATCACTCTTCAAATTTATATCAACTAATCTCTTATGCAAAAGAGAATGCAATAATATGTAGATCAAATCTAGATACAGAAGCTTTTGGATCTGTTATAGAGTTGGCTGACTTATTGAAACATTCAAGTCATTCAAGTTTTTCTATAGATTGCAGATTCATTGATTATGTACTTTCGTTGATTAGTGAAATTTGGGGAGAATTAACAAGACGTCAAAAAAGAAATACAAGTGATTATTTTTTAAGGTTAGGAAAACTTGTAGAAAAAGTAGATTTTCATGTAAGAGTACAAAAAGATAAGGAGTTATCTTTAGTTATTATGGATGAAATTGATAAAATAGTTACAAGATTAGCACCTAATTCGGAGTTTAAACCACATAATCAAACAGATTCTTATGAAGTTATTATAAGTTCAATAAATGGAAAAATAAAAAAAATTATAGTTGAGGAACAATGA
- a CDS encoding M14 family metallopeptidase has product MKTSEIFTSNLPVGEKLSVKRTRFEPKSVDNKKMKRISIVSGIHGDELEGQLVIYLLADWLNKNNDKLKGIVDIYPAVNSLGVDTITRGFPLYEVDLNRTFPGSANEFLPGQVVYALANDVKGSDIAIDIHSSNIFLREIPQIRINKEYSKSTLALAKELNCDFIWIHDAVTVLEATFSHTMNSMGTKTLVVEMGVGMRLTKEYGNQLLIGILNLMKKEGIIECEEEFTVRTPFSSEIGDVFYLNAPKSGLFVPALDHCAIIKEGDKIGDIVDPLTGTIYSTLKAPNDGILFTLREYPVVYEGSLIARIFGEKSGKN; this is encoded by the coding sequence ATGAAAACAAGTGAAATTTTCACATCAAATCTACCAGTTGGAGAGAAATTATCTGTAAAAAGAACAAGATTTGAACCAAAAAGTGTAGATAATAAAAAAATGAAAAGAATCTCTATTGTAAGTGGAATCCATGGAGATGAGTTGGAAGGGCAATTAGTTATTTATTTGTTAGCTGATTGGTTAAATAAAAATAATGATAAGTTAAAAGGTATAGTTGATATTTATCCTGCTGTTAACTCTTTGGGAGTTGATACAATTACAAGAGGGTTCCCTTTATATGAAGTTGATTTAAATAGAACTTTTCCTGGAAGTGCAAATGAATTTTTGCCAGGTCAAGTTGTATATGCTTTAGCTAATGATGTAAAAGGTAGTGATATTGCAATTGATATTCACTCAAGTAATATTTTTTTACGGGAAATTCCACAAATCAGAATAAATAAAGAGTATTCAAAATCAACCTTAGCTCTTGCAAAAGAGTTGAACTGTGATTTTATTTGGATACATGATGCAGTTACTGTTTTAGAGGCGACTTTTTCACATACTATGAATTCGATGGGTACAAAAACTTTAGTAGTTGAAATGGGTGTAGGAATGAGACTTACAAAAGAGTATGGGAATCAGCTTTTAATTGGTATTTTAAATTTGATGAAAAAAGAAGGCATTATCGAATGTGAAGAAGAGTTTACAGTAAGAACACCATTTAGTTCAGAAATAGGTGATGTTTTTTATTTAAATGCTCCTAAAAGTGGTCTTTTTGTACCTGCTCTTGATCATTGTGCTATTATAAAAGAGGGTGATAAAATAGGTGATATTGTAGATCCTTTAACAGGGACAATTTATTCAACTTTAAAAGCACCAAATGATGGAATACTTTTTACTTTAAGAGAGTATCCAGTTGTTTATGAAGGTTCTTTGATTGCTAGAATTTTTGGAGAAAAAAGTGGAAAAAATTGA
- a CDS encoding M14 family metallopeptidase, producing MEKIEILRIESLSRDPLVVEGYLFKGTNPNAPKIAIVGAMEGESILPLYCASTLVDFFKNKLEKEKLKGDVLIIPSINHYALNISKRFWPLDNTDINMMFPGYELGETTQRIAKKVFDALNGYDYGVILERRPDPATCLPYIKLYKSGYEDLLAAKKFGFKLIHHRTMKSIDTVTLQYNWQLWGTKAFSIMCPSDNQVDKKVASQINQAIIRFMDKSKILNYHIFNGYESTVMDRNTISVVKSAKSGIFISKELPGNYVSKDQVIGEIVHSLEGNVIHQFLAPCNGMVTCFYSNSLIFEHAVAFRIAKIG from the coding sequence GTGGAAAAAATTGAAATTTTAAGAATAGAGTCTTTAAGTCGTGATCCTTTAGTTGTTGAAGGGTATTTATTTAAAGGAACAAATCCAAATGCTCCTAAAATTGCAATTGTTGGAGCGATGGAAGGTGAGTCTATATTGCCTTTATATTGTGCTTCAACTTTAGTTGATTTTTTTAAGAATAAACTTGAAAAAGAGAAATTAAAAGGTGATGTTTTAATTATTCCTTCTATAAATCACTATGCTTTAAATATATCAAAAAGATTTTGGCCTTTGGATAATACAGATATCAATATGATGTTCCCTGGTTATGAATTAGGTGAAACAACACAAAGAATTGCAAAAAAAGTGTTTGATGCTTTAAATGGTTATGATTATGGAGTTATACTTGAAAGACGTCCTGATCCAGCAACTTGTTTGCCTTATATAAAACTTTATAAAAGTGGATATGAAGATTTACTTGCAGCAAAGAAGTTTGGTTTTAAACTAATTCATCATAGAACAATGAAATCAATAGATACTGTAACTTTACAATATAACTGGCAACTTTGGGGAACTAAAGCTTTTTCTATTATGTGTCCTAGTGATAATCAAGTAGATAAAAAAGTTGCAAGTCAAATAAATCAAGCAATTATTAGATTTATGGATAAAAGTAAAATCTTAAATTATCATATTTTTAATGGATATGAATCAACAGTTATGGATAGAAATACAATAAGTGTTGTAAAATCTGCTAAAAGTGGAATTTTTATCTCAAAAGAATTACCTGGGAATTATGTATCAAAAGACCAAGTAATTGGTGAAATAGTACATTCTTTAGAGGGAAATGTAATACATCAATTTTTAGCACCTTGTAATGGAATGGTTACTTGTTTTTATAGTAATTCACTGATTTTTGAACATGCAGTGGCTTTTAGGATTGCAAAAATTGGCTAG